Proteins co-encoded in one Klebsiella michiganensis genomic window:
- a CDS encoding Clp protease ClpP has translation MDMSQLSPRRPYLLRAFYEWLLDNQLTPHLVVDITLPGVQVPMEYARDGQIVLNIAPRAVGNLELANDEVRFNARFGGVPRQVNVPMAAVLAIYARENGAGTMFEPEAGYDEDVESHNDDQPAVGESETVMQVIDGDRPDHGDDDNSPDDDPPPPRGGRPALRVVK, from the coding sequence ATGGATATGTCGCAGCTGTCGCCGCGCCGTCCTTATCTGCTGCGGGCCTTTTATGAGTGGCTGCTGGATAATCAGCTCACTCCACACCTGGTGGTAGATATTACGCTGCCGGGTGTACAGGTTCCGATGGAGTACGCGCGAGACGGGCAAATTGTGTTGAACATCGCGCCGCGTGCCGTAGGGAATCTGGAGCTGGCAAATGACGAAGTGCGCTTTAACGCGCGTTTCGGCGGTGTGCCCCGTCAGGTAAACGTGCCTATGGCCGCCGTTCTGGCTATCTATGCGCGTGAGAATGGCGCGGGCACCATGTTTGAGCCGGAAGCGGGCTACGATGAAGACGTGGAAAGCCACAACGATGACCAGCCCGCAGTCGGCGAGTCTGAAACAGTTATGCAGGTTATTGACGGCGATCGCCCGGATCACGGCGATGATGACAATAGCCCGGATGACGATCCGCCGCCGCCTCGCGGTGGCCGCCCCGCACTGCGCGTGGTGAAATAA
- a CDS encoding glutamate synthase — protein MSQNVYQFIDLQRVDPPKKPLKIRKIEFVEIYEPFSEGQAKAQADRCLSCGNPYCEWKCPVHNYIPNWLKLANEGRIIEAAELSHQTNSLPEVCGRVCPQDRLCEGSCTLNDEFGAVTIGNIERYINDKAIEMGWKPDLTGVKQTGKRVAIIGAGPAGLACADVLARNGVKAVVYDRHPEIGGLLTFGIPAFKLEKEVMTKRREIFSGMGIEFKLNTEVGRDVQMDELLGEYDSVFLGVGTYQSMRGGLENEDAPGVYDALPFLIANTKQIMGFSETTEEPYVSMEGKRVVVLGGGDTAMDCVRTSVRQGATHVTCAYRRDEENMPGSKREVKNAREEGVEFQFNLQPLGVEINANGRVCGVKVARTELGAPDANGRRRPEIVAGSEHVLPADAVVMAFGFRPHSMTWLEQHSVELDSQGRIIAPEGSENAFQTSNPKIFAGGDAVRGSDLVVTAIAEGRKAADGILNFLEV, from the coding sequence ATGAGTCAAAACGTTTATCAATTTATCGACTTGCAGCGCGTTGATCCGCCGAAGAAGCCGCTGAAGATCCGCAAAATTGAATTTGTGGAAATCTACGAGCCGTTCTCTGAGGGGCAGGCCAAGGCGCAGGCCGACCGCTGTCTCTCCTGCGGCAACCCGTACTGCGAGTGGAAGTGCCCGGTTCATAACTACATTCCAAACTGGCTAAAACTGGCCAATGAGGGTCGCATCATTGAGGCCGCCGAGCTGTCTCACCAGACCAACAGCCTGCCGGAAGTGTGTGGTCGAGTTTGCCCGCAGGACCGTCTTTGTGAAGGTTCCTGTACGCTGAATGACGAGTTCGGGGCAGTGACCATCGGCAACATCGAGCGCTATATCAACGATAAAGCGATTGAGATGGGCTGGAAGCCAGACCTGACCGGCGTGAAGCAAACCGGTAAGCGCGTGGCGATCATCGGGGCTGGTCCCGCGGGACTCGCCTGTGCAGACGTTCTGGCGCGTAACGGCGTGAAAGCGGTGGTTTACGACCGACATCCTGAAATCGGCGGTCTGCTGACCTTCGGTATTCCGGCCTTTAAGCTGGAAAAAGAGGTAATGACCAAGCGTCGCGAGATCTTCAGCGGGATGGGGATTGAATTCAAACTCAATACCGAAGTGGGCCGCGATGTTCAGATGGACGAGCTGCTTGGGGAATACGATTCCGTGTTCCTCGGCGTCGGTACCTATCAGTCCATGCGCGGTGGCCTTGAAAATGAAGACGCGCCGGGCGTTTATGACGCCCTGCCGTTCCTCATCGCAAATACCAAGCAGATCATGGGCTTCAGCGAAACCACTGAAGAACCGTATGTCAGCATGGAAGGCAAACGCGTTGTCGTGCTGGGTGGCGGTGACACCGCTATGGACTGTGTGCGTACTTCAGTGCGCCAGGGTGCAACCCATGTGACCTGTGCCTACCGTCGTGACGAAGAAAACATGCCTGGCTCCAAACGCGAAGTGAAAAACGCGCGTGAAGAAGGCGTGGAGTTCCAGTTCAACCTGCAGCCGCTGGGCGTGGAAATTAACGCTAATGGCCGGGTTTGCGGTGTGAAAGTAGCCCGAACTGAACTGGGTGCGCCGGATGCTAATGGCCGTCGTCGCCCGGAGATCGTCGCCGGTTCCGAACACGTACTGCCTGCCGATGCCGTAGTGATGGCCTTTGGTTTCCGTCCTCACAGCATGACATGGCTGGAGCAGCACAGCGTTGAGCTGGACAGCCAGGGCCGTATTATCGCGCCAGAAGGCAGCGAGAACGCTTTCCAGACCAGCAATCCAAAAATCTTCGCCGGTGGCGATGCGGTTCGCGGTTCCGATCTGGTGGTGACAGCCATTGCCGAAGGACGTAAAGCCGCAGACGGGATCCTGAACTTCCTCGAGGTGTAA
- a CDS encoding 30S ribosomal protein S9 yields the protein MAENQYYGTGRRKSSAARVFIKPGNGKIVINQRSLEQYFGRETARMVVRQPLELVDMVEKLDLYITVKGGGISGQAGAIRHGITRALMEYDESLRSELRKAGFVTRDARQVERKKVGLRKARRRPQFSKR from the coding sequence ATGGCTGAAAATCAATACTACGGCACTGGTCGCCGCAAAAGTTCCGCAGCTCGCGTGTTTATCAAACCGGGCAACGGCAAAATCGTTATCAACCAACGTTCTCTGGAACAGTACTTCGGTCGTGAAACTGCCCGCATGGTAGTTCGTCAGCCGCTGGAACTGGTCGACATGGTTGAGAAACTGGATCTGTACATCACCGTTAAAGGTGGTGGTATCTCTGGTCAGGCTGGTGCGATCCGTCACGGTATCACCCGCGCTCTGATGGAGTACGATGAGTCCCTGCGTTCCGAGCTGCGTAAAGCTGGCTTCGTTACCCGTGATGCTCGTCAGGTTGAACGTAAGAAAGTCGGTCTGCGTAAAGCACGTCGTCGTCCTCAGTTCTCCAAACGTTAA
- a CDS encoding 50S ribosomal protein L13, with protein MKTFTAKPETVQRDWYVVDAEGKTLGRLATELARRLRGKHKAEYTPHVDTGDYIIVLNADKVAVTGNKRTDKVYYHHTGHIGGIKQATFEEMIARRPERVIEIAVKGMLPKGPLGRAMFRKLKVYAGTEHNHAAQQPQVLDI; from the coding sequence ATGAAAACTTTTACAGCTAAACCAGAAACTGTACAGCGCGACTGGTATGTCGTTGATGCTGAAGGTAAGACCTTAGGTCGTCTGGCTACTGAACTGGCTCGCCGTCTGCGCGGTAAGCATAAAGCGGAATACACTCCGCACGTTGATACTGGTGATTACATCATCGTTCTGAACGCTGACAAAGTTGCTGTAACTGGCAACAAGCGTACTGACAAAGTGTACTACCACCACACCGGCCACATCGGTGGTATCAAACAAGCGACCTTTGAAGAGATGATTGCCCGCCGTCCTGAGCGTGTGATTGAAATCGCGGTTAAAGGCATGCTGCCAAAGGGCCCGCTGGGTCGTGCAATGTTCCGTAAACTGAAAGTTTACGCGGGCACCGAGCACAACCACGCGGCACAGCAACCGCAAGTTCTGGACATTTAA
- the sspA gene encoding stringent starvation protein A (transcriptional activator; required for activation of bacteriophage P1 late promoter; induced by starvation) has translation MAVAANKRSVMTLFSGPTDIYSHQVRIVLAEKGVSVEIEHVETDNLPQDLIDLNPNHSVPTLVDRELTLWESRIIMEYLDERFPHPPLMPVYPVARGESRLYMHRIEKDWYSLMNVVMNGSAQEAEAARKQLREELLSIAPVFTQKPFFLSDEFSLVDCYLAPLLWRLPQMGIELTGAGSKEMKGYMTRVFERDSFLASLTEPEREMRLQTRG, from the coding sequence ATGGCTGTCGCTGCCAACAAACGTTCGGTGATGACGCTGTTTTCCGGTCCTACTGACATCTACAGCCACCAGGTACGTATCGTTCTGGCTGAGAAAGGTGTTAGCGTTGAAATTGAGCATGTTGAAACGGATAACCTGCCTCAGGATCTGATTGACCTCAACCCCAATCACAGCGTACCGACCCTGGTTGACCGCGAGCTGACGCTGTGGGAATCCCGCATCATCATGGAATACCTTGATGAGCGTTTCCCGCACCCACCTTTGATGCCGGTTTACCCGGTTGCGCGTGGTGAAAGCCGTCTGTACATGCACCGCATTGAGAAAGACTGGTATTCCCTGATGAACGTGGTGATGAACGGCTCCGCACAGGAAGCGGAAGCAGCGCGTAAGCAGCTGCGCGAAGAGCTATTGAGCATCGCCCCGGTATTTACCCAGAAGCCTTTCTTCCTGAGCGATGAGTTCAGCCTGGTAGACTGCTACCTGGCTCCGCTGCTGTGGCGCTTGCCGCAAATGGGCATTGAGCTGACAGGGGCGGGTTCCAAAGAGATGAAAGGGTATATGACCCGCGTCTTTGAGCGCGATTCCTTCCTGGCCTCTTTGACCGAACCTGAGCGCGAAATGCGTCTGCAGACCCGAGGCTAA